The following are from one region of the bacterium genome:
- a CDS encoding ROK family protein: MTEQLVLGADIGGTAVKFVVGGAEDPDRYSGEIPTDTSDVLETFVRLAAAVADRLPPGVALAAAGLACAGIVDPVRGYLGRAPNLPGWEESDLAGALREAFGDIHGVFANDVNAALAGEARFGAGRGCRDLVMLALGTGVGGAVMVDGRLVTGTRHGAGEIGHMILDPDGPLCGCGNRGCVEAYAGSRGLLAEARRRADGPGAGPALRELIAARGAELTTRDLAALAVAGDNPTASLFRDTGRMLGIAVGNLVNLLDPDKIIIGGGVAQAGDLIFTPCRATAASLILCVASRDTPIEPAELGPHAAALGASRLARDGLEAA; the protein is encoded by the coding sequence ATGACGGAGCAGCTGGTACTGGGGGCGGACATCGGCGGTACGGCGGTGAAGTTCGTCGTGGGCGGCGCCGAGGATCCCGACAGGTATTCGGGCGAGATTCCCACCGACACCAGCGATGTCCTCGAGACCTTCGTCCGACTGGCCGCGGCCGTCGCGGATCGTCTGCCGCCCGGCGTCGCGCTCGCCGCCGCGGGCCTGGCCTGCGCCGGCATCGTGGACCCGGTCCGGGGATATCTCGGCCGCGCCCCCAACCTGCCCGGATGGGAGGAAAGCGATCTGGCCGGCGCCCTGCGCGAGGCTTTCGGCGACATCCACGGCGTATTCGCCAACGACGTGAACGCCGCCCTGGCCGGTGAGGCGCGCTTCGGCGCCGGCCGGGGCTGTCGAGACCTCGTCATGCTGGCGCTGGGCACCGGTGTCGGCGGCGCGGTTATGGTCGACGGGCGCCTGGTCACGGGCACGCGCCACGGCGCCGGCGAGATCGGACACATGATCCTGGATCCCGACGGGCCCCTCTGCGGATGCGGCAACCGCGGCTGCGTCGAGGCCTATGCCGGTTCGCGCGGACTGCTGGCCGAAGCGCGCCGGCGCGCGGACGGACCGGGTGCCGGCCCGGCGCTGCGCGAGTTGATCGCCGCGCGGGGCGCCGAACTGACGACCCGCGACCTGGCCGCTCTGGCCGTCGCCGGCGACAACCCGACCGCATCGCTGTTCCGCGACACCGGGCGCATGCTGGGTATCGCCGTCGGCAACCTGGTGAACCTGCTCGATCCGGACAAGATCATCATCGGCGGCGGTGTGGCCCAGGCGGGAGATCTCATCTTCACGCCTTGTCGAGCGACGGCCGCCTCGCTGATTCTCTGCGTGGCGAGCCGCGATACGCCTATCGAACCCGCCGAGCTGGGACCGCACGCGGCCGCGCTCGGCGCCTCCCGCCTCGCCCGGGACGGCCTGGAGGCGGCATGA
- the accD gene encoding acetyl-CoA carboxylase, carboxyltransferase subunit beta, with translation MSWIDQAKKGIKALTTQKTEIPDNLWSKCPSCGEILYHRELTRNHWVCTNCNHHLRINVLQILALLADEGTWNETHRGITSKDPLEFKDSKSYNDRIKASLKKTGRDDAIITGRCEIDHLPVCLGIMDFDFMGGSMGSVVGEKIARMLLDSLRDREAAVIVSCSGGARMQESLLSLMQMAKTSAVLSRLKEEAIPFISILTHPTTGGVTASYASLGDVIIAEPGALIGFAGPRVIQQTINSELPEGFQSSEFLLEHGMIDMIVNRKDLKTRVGQVLHWFVAGREVSVEQPFRG, from the coding sequence ATGTCCTGGATAGATCAGGCCAAGAAGGGCATCAAGGCCCTGACCACCCAGAAGACGGAGATACCCGACAATCTCTGGAGCAAATGCCCCTCCTGCGGCGAGATTCTCTATCATCGGGAATTGACGCGGAATCACTGGGTCTGCACCAACTGCAACCACCATCTGCGGATCAACGTGCTGCAGATCCTCGCCCTGCTCGCCGACGAGGGCACATGGAACGAGACGCACCGCGGCATCACCTCGAAGGACCCGCTCGAATTCAAGGACTCCAAGAGCTACAACGATCGCATCAAGGCCAGCCTCAAGAAGACCGGGCGCGACGACGCGATCATCACGGGGCGCTGCGAGATCGACCACCTGCCGGTCTGCCTGGGGATCATGGACTTCGATTTCATGGGCGGCAGCATGGGATCGGTCGTCGGCGAGAAGATCGCCAGGATGCTGCTGGATTCGTTGCGCGACCGGGAGGCCGCGGTCATCGTGTCCTGCTCGGGCGGCGCGCGCATGCAGGAGTCCCTGCTCTCGCTCATGCAGATGGCCAAGACCAGCGCGGTACTGTCCCGCCTGAAGGAGGAGGCCATCCCCTTCATCTCCATCCTGACCCACCCGACCACGGGCGGCGTGACGGCGAGCTACGCGTCCCTGGGCGACGTGATCATCGCCGAACCGGGGGCGCTGATCGGTTTTGCCGGTCCGCGGGTGATCCAGCAGACGATCAACAGCGAATTGCCCGAGGGTTTCCAGTCCTCGGAATTCCTCCTGGAGCACGGCATGATCGACATGATTGTCAATCGCAAGGATCTGAAGACGCGCGTGGGACAGGTTCTGCACTGGTTCGTGGCCGGACGGGAAGTCTCGGTCGAGCAACCCTTCCGCGGTTGA
- the rimI gene encoding ribosomal protein S18-alanine N-acetyltransferase: MTDRIELRRSLPVDLPRIAHIEAASFSDPWPEDSLLTELRTDRMRRPLSALRNGEVVGYLMAWKVADEWHVINLAVATGERRSGIGTLLLEATLAAAVAEGCRTATLEVRVGNEPALAFYARHGFESIERRPQYYRDTGEDALVLIRLLAATDR; encoded by the coding sequence ATGACGGACAGGATCGAACTGAGACGGTCCTTGCCTGTCGATCTGCCGCGGATCGCCCACATCGAAGCGGCGAGCTTCTCCGATCCGTGGCCCGAGGATTCCCTGCTGACCGAGTTGCGCACCGACCGCATGCGTCGGCCCCTGTCCGCGCTGAGGAACGGCGAGGTGGTCGGGTACCTCATGGCCTGGAAGGTCGCCGACGAGTGGCATGTGATAAATCTGGCGGTGGCCACCGGCGAGCGGCGTTCGGGTATCGGCACCCTGCTCCTGGAGGCGACACTCGCCGCGGCGGTGGCCGAGGGATGCCGCACGGCCACCCTGGAGGTGAGAGTCGGCAACGAGCCGGCCCTGGCCTTCTACGCGCGCCATGGCTTCGAGTCGATCGAACGCCGGCCGCAGTACTACAGAGATACCGGCGAAGATGCCCTGGTGCTGATCCGGTTGCTGGCTGCAACGGATCGTTGA
- the tsaB gene encoding tRNA (adenosine(37)-N6)-threonylcarbamoyltransferase complex dimerization subunit type 1 TsaB, producing MLCLALDTSTTWGRFAIAEDGNVLRYQPFNVTGTYADALLPVIDDLLDAAGRDRRDLDAVAVCRGPGSFTGVRIGVATAKGMAWSLGCSLYAVSTLEAMAGAMLAENQAYAWAVPVLDARRGEVFAAVYRRRDDWVEEILPPAPRRPDACWRELLAAVPSPEASVYAGNGVSLLLGEGPALRAELQETGSPRVRPWESAHPATARAVAWAISRDRTRFTEVHPFVLTPAYLRVSDAEVKRGLDLTPRSPRGAAPRRGEDV from the coding sequence ATGCTCTGTCTCGCCCTGGACACCTCGACGACCTGGGGCCGCTTCGCCATCGCCGAGGACGGCAACGTGCTCCGGTACCAGCCCTTCAATGTAACGGGCACTTACGCCGATGCCCTGCTGCCGGTGATCGACGACCTGCTAGATGCCGCGGGCCGGGACCGGCGCGATCTCGACGCCGTGGCGGTCTGCAGGGGGCCGGGCAGTTTCACCGGCGTGCGCATCGGCGTCGCGACCGCCAAGGGCATGGCCTGGAGTCTGGGCTGTTCGCTCTATGCCGTTTCCACCCTGGAAGCCATGGCGGGAGCCATGTTGGCCGAGAATCAGGCCTATGCGTGGGCCGTGCCGGTCCTGGACGCCAGACGCGGCGAGGTGTTCGCCGCCGTCTATCGCCGACGCGACGACTGGGTGGAGGAGATCCTGCCGCCCGCTCCCCGCCGGCCCGACGCCTGCTGGCGGGAGCTGTTGGCCGCCGTGCCGTCTCCCGAGGCCTCCGTCTATGCCGGCAACGGCGTGTCGTTGCTGTTGGGCGAAGGTCCGGCACTGCGCGCGGAATTGCAGGAGACAGGCTCGCCGCGCGTGCGTCCCTGGGAGTCCGCGCATCCCGCCACGGCGCGCGCGGTGGCCTGGGCGATCAGCCGCGACCGGACCCGTTTCACGGAGGTGCATCCCTTCGTCTTGACTCCCGCGTATCTGCGCGTCTCCGACGCCGAGGTCAAGCGGGGCCTCGACCTCACGCCGCGAAGTCCGCGAGGCGCCGCACCACGGCGCGGGGAGGACGTATGA
- the tsaE gene encoding tRNA (adenosine(37)-N6)-threonylcarbamoyltransferase complex ATPase subunit type 1 TsaE: MDHALPDERDFGPGLVSGSPADTLDLGLRAADLLAGGEVLLLWGPLGAGKTLFTKGLCRGLGVDEDVTSPTFTIANRYAGRFVVHHLDFYRLGTQDDLHDTGLDAVMDEVEDGRAVLLAEWPAPLLPWLSARLEFLVTPGAGEDERIWRLRGVPELPLRWRGFLRGGRT, encoded by the coding sequence ATGGATCATGCCTTGCCCGACGAGCGGGACTTCGGCCCCGGACTGGTGTCAGGATCGCCAGCGGACACGCTGGACCTCGGCCTTCGTGCGGCCGACCTGCTGGCCGGGGGAGAGGTGCTTCTGCTGTGGGGGCCGCTCGGCGCCGGCAAGACCCTCTTCACCAAGGGACTATGCCGCGGGCTCGGCGTGGACGAGGACGTGACGTCGCCGACGTTCACCATCGCCAATCGCTACGCGGGCCGTTTCGTGGTCCATCACCTGGATTTCTATCGACTCGGGACGCAGGACGACCTGCACGACACGGGGCTCGATGCCGTCATGGACGAGGTCGAGGACGGTCGCGCGGTGTTGCTGGCCGAATGGCCCGCGCCGCTGCTGCCGTGGCTGTCCGCGCGCCTGGAGTTCCTGGTCACCCCGGGCGCGGGCGAGGATGAACGGATCTGGCGGCTGCGCGGCGTGCCGGAGCTGCCGTTGCGCTGGCGCGGCTTCCTCCGCGGAGGGAGGACCTGA